Within Ignavibacteria bacterium, the genomic segment AAATAGAAATCGAAAAAATTAAGTAAGAGGATTTGTTATGGCTCATAAAAAGGGACAAGGTTCATCAAAGAACGGAAGAGATAGCAATGCCCAGCGTCTTGGTGTAAAAAGATTCGGCGGTGAATTAGTTACTGCTGGAAGCATAATCGTTCGGCAGCGAGGAACTAAATTCCATCCAGGATTAAATGTCGGAATTGGAAGCGATGATACATTATTCGCGAAAGCTACAGGGCATGTTCAATTTGCCGTTAAGAGCAATAGAAAAGTAGTTAGTATTATTCCAACTAATTAAAATTCAAAACCTAAATTTTCTTAAAACCCCGACTTTTATAATTCTTTTGAATTAAAAATAGTCGGGTTTTTTATTCCCGCATTGAATCTAAATTTACTCTCCGAAAATCCTAATAAACATTAGGGAAAACCCTTCAACCATTCTAACCGATTTTTCTTGACTCTGAATTAGCTTCTCATTAAATATTGAAAGTAAAAAGAGAGGTTAAACAATGAAGAATCTAAGCTCTTC encodes:
- a CDS encoding 50S ribosomal protein L27, with amino-acid sequence MAHKKGQGSSKNGRDSNAQRLGVKRFGGELVTAGSIIVRQRGTKFHPGLNVGIGSDDTLFAKATGHVQFAVKSNRKVVSIIPTN